A genomic stretch from Marinimicrobium sp. C6131 includes:
- a CDS encoding gluconate 2-dehydrogenase subunit 3 family protein, producing the protein MNRREILRYTAWLTGTAVAAPLASAVLSGCSDAPSDAAPATQPRDGQVLHFFSPEAFDLVSQVADTLLPRTDSPSASDVGVPQTLDTMLGVVLEQSYVEQFQRLWTDLERALRREQFAEQGRDAREALLSELETTDEPTRANAREAMVMLKQQVVIYYLTTETIGEQYLNYLPIPGEYKPCIPVSDVDNRKWAI; encoded by the coding sequence ATGAACAGACGAGAGATCCTACGTTATACCGCCTGGCTGACGGGCACGGCCGTGGCCGCGCCTCTGGCCAGCGCCGTACTCAGTGGCTGCTCAGACGCACCCTCCGACGCCGCCCCTGCGACTCAGCCAAGAGATGGCCAGGTACTACACTTCTTCAGCCCAGAGGCGTTCGACCTGGTGAGCCAGGTGGCGGATACCCTGCTGCCCCGCACCGACAGCCCCTCCGCCAGTGATGTTGGGGTTCCGCAAACGCTCGACACCATGCTCGGTGTTGTCCTTGAGCAAAGCTATGTCGAACAGTTTCAGCGCCTGTGGACCGATCTTGAGCGCGCCCTGAGGCGCGAACAGTTTGCGGAACAGGGTCGTGATGCACGCGAAGCGCTGCTCAGCGAACTGGAAACCACCGATGAGCCGACTCGAGCAAACGCTCGGGAAGCCATGGTAATGCTGAAGCAACAGGTCGTCATTTATTACCTCACCACCGAAACCATCGGTGAGCAGTACCTGAACTACCTCCCCATCCCCGGTGAATACAAACCCTGTATCCCGGTGAGCGATGTTGATAACAGAAAGTGGGCGATTTGA
- a CDS encoding MBL fold metallo-hydrolase produces MKIVFLGGTETVTGSKFLLESGRTKVLIDCGLFQGYKWLRRRNWQSLPIDLNTLDAVLLTHAHLDHSGYIPRLYQQGYRGPVYTHAATRALCGILLPDSGHIQEEDARFFSRHKLSRHERPEPLYDQRTAEDSLKLFEPVPFNQPLQVGDLSVTFQPAGHILGAASIIVETEGKRIGFSGDVGRPQDILMYPPKTLPALDLLLLESTYGDRPHPDSDPWQQLADIVTSTVNRGGVLMIPSFAVGRAQLLQHMLAKLMDARRIPTLPVFLDSPMAINVSGIYHQYADQHRLTDAECTRMAELVTYTHSVDESKALADLNYPHIIIAGSGMMSGGRILHHMKRLLPNHRNTLLLSGHQAGGTRGAHLVAGGETVKIHGAYIPRKAQLEVLDGLSGHADFRELGQWLKDSGLRARTPIQLIHGEPEAADCLRLYLQDHGNYDVDVAEYRSILTV; encoded by the coding sequence GTGAAGATTGTCTTTTTAGGCGGCACGGAAACGGTGACAGGCTCCAAGTTCCTGTTGGAGAGTGGCCGCACGAAGGTACTGATTGATTGTGGCCTGTTCCAGGGCTACAAATGGTTGCGCAGGCGCAACTGGCAAAGCCTGCCGATCGATCTGAATACGCTGGACGCGGTGCTGTTGACCCACGCCCACCTGGATCACTCCGGCTATATCCCGCGGCTGTACCAGCAGGGGTATCGCGGGCCCGTCTATACTCATGCGGCCACCCGGGCGCTATGCGGCATTCTGTTGCCTGACAGTGGCCATATCCAGGAGGAGGATGCCCGGTTTTTTTCCCGACATAAACTGAGCCGACATGAGCGCCCCGAGCCGCTGTACGACCAGCGTACTGCGGAGGACAGCCTGAAACTCTTTGAACCGGTGCCTTTCAATCAGCCGCTGCAGGTAGGGGATCTGTCGGTCACCTTCCAACCCGCGGGGCACATTCTCGGAGCGGCCAGTATCATTGTGGAAACGGAAGGCAAGCGGATCGGGTTTTCCGGCGACGTAGGGAGACCGCAGGATATTCTCATGTACCCCCCGAAAACCCTGCCGGCGCTGGATCTGCTGCTGCTTGAATCCACCTACGGGGATCGTCCGCACCCGGACAGCGACCCCTGGCAACAACTGGCGGACATCGTCACCAGTACGGTCAATCGCGGCGGGGTGCTGATGATTCCCAGCTTTGCCGTGGGCCGGGCACAGTTGCTGCAGCATATGCTGGCGAAGCTCATGGATGCGCGACGGATTCCCACTCTGCCGGTGTTCCTCGACAGCCCGATGGCCATCAATGTGTCCGGCATTTACCACCAGTACGCTGACCAGCACCGGCTGACCGATGCGGAATGCACCCGCATGGCCGAACTGGTCACTTATACTCACAGCGTGGACGAGTCCAAAGCGTTGGCCGACCTGAATTACCCGCACATCATCATTGCGGGCAGCGGCATGATGAGTGGCGGACGTATCCTGCATCACATGAAGCGGCTGCTCCCGAATCACCGCAATACCCTGCTCTTGAGCGGGCACCAGGCCGGCGGTACACGGGGAGCGCACCTGGTTGCGGGGGGCGAAACGGTGAAAATTCACGGTGCCTATATTCCACGCAAAGCGCAATTGGAGGTTCTGGACGGATTGTCCGGCCACGCGGATTTCCGGGAGCTCGGGCAGTGGCTCAAGGACTCCGGGCTCAGGGCGAGAACGCCGATCCAACTGATTCACGGCGAACCGGAAGCGGCCGACTGCCTTCGCCTGTACTTACAGGATCACGGTAATTACGACGTGGACGTGGCCGAGTACCGGTCCATTCTCACCGTCTAG
- a CDS encoding GMC oxidoreductase, with protein sequence MANSEFDAIVIGSGISGGYAAMELCKKGYKTLVLERGRDVQHGEYPTAHDDVWDLPHRDKVPRDEIAEHYPKQNRLNWWVTQANKHWINKDDEYPYQEDQRFDWIRGHHVGGRSIMWGRHCYRWSDIDFEANKKEGIAIDWPIRYKDIEPWYDYVEPFVGIAGQAEGLKQVPDGKFLKPFPLNCAEQHLRETVAQKYPFRVVTPGRVANLSEYNPDVHLGKRGQCMSRDRCWRGCPFGAYFSSQSATLPVAEATGNLTIRPHSIVKEIVYDADSGRATGVRLIDAQSKEELEISARIIFCNASTVGTTAILLNSRSDAFPNGLGNRSGELGHNIMDHHYGMGAAGVLPALENEYYSGRKPGGFYIPRFTNLDEETRREDYVRGFSYQGSAQRAENIPVGAVGSSLKEAVFKPGTWTIRMTCFGEMLPYHENRMYLDHSKTDQYGMPLITFDAQLRDNEMKLRQDGVKSAVQMLEAAGCTDITWYNSATAPGACIHEMGTARMGHDPETSVLNKWNQMHDVPNVFVTDGSCMTSSGTQNPSITYMALTARAVDYAHKQIQAGEL encoded by the coding sequence ATGGCGAATAGCGAATTCGATGCAATTGTGATTGGCTCCGGCATCAGCGGCGGCTATGCCGCCATGGAGCTGTGCAAAAAAGGCTACAAAACCCTGGTCCTTGAGCGGGGCCGGGATGTGCAACACGGCGAATACCCCACCGCCCACGACGATGTGTGGGACCTGCCCCACCGCGACAAGGTGCCCCGGGACGAAATTGCCGAGCACTACCCCAAACAGAACCGTCTCAACTGGTGGGTCACCCAGGCCAACAAGCACTGGATCAACAAAGACGACGAATACCCTTACCAGGAAGACCAGCGTTTTGACTGGATTCGCGGGCATCACGTCGGGGGCCGCTCGATCATGTGGGGCCGTCACTGCTATCGCTGGAGCGACATTGACTTTGAGGCCAACAAAAAAGAAGGCATCGCGATCGACTGGCCGATTCGCTACAAGGACATCGAGCCGTGGTATGATTATGTGGAGCCCTTCGTCGGTATTGCCGGTCAGGCCGAAGGCCTGAAGCAGGTACCCGATGGCAAATTCCTCAAACCCTTCCCGCTCAACTGCGCCGAGCAGCACCTGCGCGAAACCGTCGCCCAGAAATATCCGTTCCGGGTGGTGACTCCGGGCCGGGTGGCGAACCTGTCCGAGTACAACCCGGACGTTCACCTCGGCAAGCGCGGCCAGTGTATGTCCCGTGATCGCTGCTGGCGCGGCTGCCCCTTCGGCGCCTACTTCAGCAGCCAGTCCGCCACCCTGCCGGTGGCCGAAGCGACCGGCAACCTGACCATTCGCCCGCACAGTATCGTCAAGGAAATTGTGTACGATGCCGACTCCGGGCGCGCCACCGGCGTGCGTCTGATTGATGCCCAGAGCAAAGAAGAGCTGGAAATTTCCGCACGGATCATTTTCTGCAACGCCAGCACCGTGGGCACCACCGCCATTCTGCTCAACAGCCGCTCCGACGCCTTCCCCAATGGTCTGGGCAACCGCAGTGGCGAGCTGGGCCACAACATCATGGATCACCACTACGGCATGGGCGCCGCCGGCGTTCTGCCCGCACTGGAAAACGAATACTACTCCGGTCGCAAACCCGGCGGTTTCTACATTCCGCGTTTTACCAACCTGGATGAAGAAACCCGGCGGGAAGATTATGTGCGCGGTTTCAGTTATCAGGGCTCGGCACAACGGGCTGAAAATATTCCGGTGGGCGCGGTCGGCTCATCGCTGAAAGAGGCGGTGTTCAAACCCGGCACCTGGACCATCCGCATGACCTGTTTCGGCGAGATGTTGCCCTACCATGAAAACCGGATGTACCTGGATCACAGCAAGACCGATCAGTACGGTATGCCGCTGATCACCTTTGATGCCCAACTGCGGGACAATGAAATGAAACTGCGCCAGGACGGCGTGAAAAGCGCGGTGCAAATGCTGGAAGCGGCGGGCTGTACCGATATCACCTGGTACAACAGCGCCACCGCGCCCGGCGCCTGCATTCATGAAATGGGCACCGCGCGTATGGGCCACGACCCGGAGACCAGCGTGCTCAACAAGTGGAACCAGATGCACGATGTCCCCAATGTGTTTGTGACCGACGGTTCCTGCATGACCAGCTCCGGCACTCAGAACCCGAGCATCACTTACATGGCACTGACCGCCCGGGCCGTGGACTACGCTCACAAACAGATTCAGGCCGGCGAGCTGTAA